From the genome of Paraburkholderia aromaticivorans, one region includes:
- a CDS encoding ATP-dependent helicase, with product MLSVAESPSFDTAAWLAKLNDAQREAVEYGADTPTAPPGALLVIAGAGSGKTNTLAHRVANLVVNGADARRILLLTFSRRAALEMIRRVTRIAGAALGTRAALAQGLTWAGTFHSVGARLLREYADLIGLAPAFTINDREDSADLMNLVRHELGLSAKERRFPAKGTCFAIYSRVVNTGASLGQVLDNAFPWCREWEADLRVLFAAYVEAKQKQSVLDYDDLLLYWSLMAAEPAIAADLSARFDHVLVDEYQDTNRLQASILLALKPDGRGLTVVGDDAQSIYSFRGATVRNILDFPAQFDPPAKQVTLERNYRSTAPILAASNAVIELASERYTKNLWTDKASAQRPRLVSVADEADQARYIVEQVLEAREQGMKLKSQAVLFRAAHHSAALEIELTRRNIPFVKFGGLKFLDSVHVKDVLAVLRWAENPRDRVAGFRVVQLLPGVGPATAAKVLDEIVARAGSGNPADTAGGALAAFAAPARAQEDWHPFVKLMSSVYGRQTPWPAEFEMVRRWYEPHLERNHEDAAIRHADVLQMESIAGTYASRERFLTELTLDPPDATSDESGVPLLDEDYLILSTIHSAKGQEWRNVFVLNGVDGCIPSDLGTGSEEEIDEERRLLYVAMTRAKEDLHIVVPQRFYVHNQTHMGDRHVWASRTRFIPAHLMPLFDAYAWPRVPVPSAPTAAGLAAAAQAKIEIAAKLRKMWD from the coding sequence CCACCCGGCGCATTGCTGGTGATCGCGGGCGCCGGTTCCGGCAAGACCAACACGCTCGCGCACCGGGTCGCCAACCTTGTCGTAAACGGCGCCGATGCGCGCCGCATCCTGCTGCTGACCTTCTCGCGCCGCGCCGCGCTCGAAATGATCCGCCGCGTCACGCGCATCGCCGGCGCGGCGCTCGGCACGCGGGCCGCGCTGGCGCAAGGGCTCACGTGGGCCGGCACGTTCCACAGCGTCGGCGCGCGGCTCTTGCGCGAGTACGCGGACCTGATCGGCCTCGCGCCGGCCTTCACGATCAACGACCGCGAGGATTCCGCCGACCTGATGAATCTGGTGCGCCATGAGCTCGGCCTGTCGGCGAAAGAGCGGCGCTTCCCGGCGAAGGGCACGTGCTTTGCCATTTATTCGCGCGTGGTGAACACCGGCGCGTCGCTCGGCCAGGTGCTCGACAACGCGTTCCCCTGGTGCCGTGAATGGGAGGCCGATCTGCGCGTGCTGTTTGCCGCCTACGTGGAGGCCAAACAGAAGCAGAGCGTGCTCGACTACGACGACCTGCTGCTTTACTGGTCGCTCATGGCCGCCGAGCCGGCCATCGCGGCCGACCTGTCGGCGCGCTTCGACCACGTGCTGGTGGACGAGTATCAGGACACCAACCGTCTGCAGGCGTCGATCCTGCTCGCGTTGAAGCCGGACGGCCGCGGCCTGACCGTGGTCGGCGACGACGCCCAGTCGATCTACTCGTTTCGCGGCGCGACCGTGCGCAACATTCTCGATTTCCCCGCGCAGTTCGATCCACCGGCCAAGCAGGTCACGCTCGAACGCAATTACCGGTCGACCGCGCCGATTCTGGCGGCGTCGAATGCGGTGATCGAGCTGGCCAGCGAGCGCTACACGAAGAATTTGTGGACCGACAAGGCGTCGGCGCAGCGCCCGCGTCTGGTGAGCGTCGCCGACGAGGCCGACCAGGCGCGCTACATCGTCGAACAGGTGCTCGAGGCGCGCGAGCAGGGCATGAAGCTCAAGTCGCAGGCGGTGCTGTTTCGCGCCGCCCATCACAGCGCCGCGCTGGAGATCGAACTGACCCGGCGCAACATTCCGTTCGTGAAGTTCGGCGGGTTGAAGTTTCTCGATTCGGTGCACGTGAAAGACGTGCTCGCCGTGCTGCGCTGGGCGGAAAATCCGCGCGACCGGGTGGCGGGATTTCGCGTCGTGCAGTTGCTGCCGGGCGTCGGGCCCGCCACCGCGGCGAAGGTGCTCGACGAGATCGTCGCGCGCGCGGGCAGCGGCAACCCCGCCGACACCGCCGGCGGCGCCCTGGCCGCCTTCGCCGCGCCGGCTCGTGCGCAGGAAGACTGGCATCCGTTCGTCAAGCTGATGTCGAGCGTGTACGGGCGGCAAACGCCGTGGCCCGCCGAATTCGAAATGGTGCGCCGCTGGTATGAGCCGCATCTCGAGCGCAACCACGAGGACGCGGCGATCCGTCATGCGGACGTGTTGCAGATGGAGAGCATCGCGGGCACGTATGCGTCGCGCGAACGCTTTCTGACCGAACTGACGCTCGATCCGCCCGACGCCACCAGCGACGAATCCGGCGTGCCGCTGCTCGACGAGGACTACCTGATCCTCTCCACGATCCATTCCGCGAAGGGGCAGGAGTGGCGCAACGTGTTCGTGCTGAACGGCGTGGACGGCTGCATTCCGTCGGACCTCGGCACCGGCAGCGAAGAGGAAATCGACGAGGAGCGCCGTCTGCTTTACGTGGCGATGACGCGCGCAAAAGAGGATCTGCATATCGTCGTGCCGCAGCGCTTTTACGTGCACAACCAGACGCATATGGGCGATCGGCACGTGTGGGCGTCGCGCACGCGCTTCATTCCTGCGCATCTGATGCCGCTGTTCGACGCCTATGCATGGCCGCGCGTGCCGGTGCCGAGCGCACCCACGGCGGCCGGGCTGGCGGCGGCCGCGCAGGCGAAGATCGAGATCGCGGCGAAACTCAGGAAGATGTGGGATTGA
- a CDS encoding DUF4088 family protein — protein MGQITLTLKDETIATLRKDFDAFLRVSLKLDPQFATPSFEDFLRAKLLDNMVPLTEHAVQRMLQGGQYAWAKRTLDKEFPDVVAILMRQAGEFGFGFAARSEWTPEELAKQCREWAAAIVKEAEGDAALIDPLAAQIKSAAQDIQALEEVMQTPAWRLVESLRQRVYEAKVACETSVGSTAREKLGELRGLLRLGISHGSFQKQEAQQIMEFLRLLKPEIFVEEPYDVFSRMAAWLRNFFVPPRPTPQQQQRQSR, from the coding sequence ATGGGTCAAATCACCCTCACGCTCAAAGACGAGACCATCGCGACACTGCGCAAGGATTTCGACGCGTTTCTGCGGGTATCGCTGAAGCTCGATCCGCAGTTCGCGACGCCGTCGTTTGAGGATTTTCTGCGCGCCAAGCTGCTCGACAATATGGTGCCGCTGACCGAACACGCGGTTCAGCGGATGTTGCAGGGCGGCCAGTACGCCTGGGCGAAGCGGACGCTCGACAAGGAGTTTCCGGATGTCGTCGCGATCCTGATGCGGCAGGCGGGGGAATTCGGCTTTGGCTTCGCGGCCCGCTCGGAATGGACGCCGGAAGAGCTCGCCAAGCAATGCCGGGAGTGGGCGGCGGCGATCGTCAAGGAAGCGGAAGGCGACGCCGCGCTGATCGATCCGCTCGCGGCGCAGATCAAGAGCGCGGCGCAGGACATTCAGGCGCTCGAGGAAGTCATGCAGACACCGGCCTGGCGGCTGGTCGAATCACTGCGCCAGCGCGTCTATGAGGCGAAAGTGGCGTGCGAAACGAGCGTGGGCAGCACCGCGCGCGAAAAGCTCGGCGAACTGCGCGGGCTGTTGCGGCTGGGCATTTCGCACGGTTCGTTCCAGAAACAGGAAGCGCAGCAGATCATGGAATTCCTGCGTTTGCTGAAACCGGAGATTTTCGTCGAAGAGCCGTACGACGTGTTTTCGCGTATGGCGGCCTGGTTGCGCAACTTCTTCGTGCCGCCGCGTCCGACGCCGCAGCAGCAACAACGGCAGTCGCGCTGA
- a CDS encoding AzlD domain-containing protein produces the protein MNYVVLILGMAAITWVIRAAVFVLGDRLVFPPLVRTALGFVPVTVLTAIIVPMAVSPHGSDAELTWRNPQLVGALAAVLVSALTRRPLLTIAVGLAVFFAWQGLVLN, from the coding sequence ATGAACTATGTGGTCCTGATTCTCGGCATGGCGGCCATCACCTGGGTGATCCGCGCCGCCGTCTTCGTGCTCGGCGACCGGTTGGTGTTTCCGCCGCTCGTGCGCACCGCCCTCGGTTTCGTGCCGGTTACCGTGCTGACCGCGATCATCGTGCCGATGGCGGTTTCACCGCACGGCAGCGACGCCGAACTGACCTGGCGCAATCCGCAACTGGTCGGCGCGCTGGCTGCGGTGCTCGTCAGCGCGTTGACGCGGCGGCCGCTTCTGACCATCGCGGTCGGCCTGGCGGTGTTTTTCGCCTGGCAAGGTCTGGTGCTCAACTAG
- a CDS encoding AzlC family ABC transporter permease, with translation MTHSTPSQPTSHGHLKEFTAGARDIIPMMVGAAPFGVIYGTLVASGPLHLWHGQLMSLVVFAGSAQFIALGLIAGHASFAVIWATTLVVNLRHVLYSATLAPHVAHLSARWRWALGALLTDEVFAVAWEHYRHREPGTVGPHYFFGAGLAMYLNWQLWTVAGLLFGAAFPGLQSLGLDFAMVATFIAIVVPQLVALRYIAAAVTAGTLAFFWQAWPYKLGLLGAVFAGVAIGVLLSTSRPNLRGTGTTAEASR, from the coding sequence TTGACCCATTCCACCCCGAGCCAGCCCACAAGCCACGGGCATTTAAAAGAGTTCACCGCCGGCGCGCGCGACATCATTCCGATGATGGTCGGCGCGGCGCCTTTCGGCGTCATTTACGGCACGCTCGTCGCATCCGGTCCGCTGCACCTGTGGCACGGGCAGTTGATGTCGCTCGTCGTGTTCGCCGGTTCCGCGCAGTTCATCGCACTCGGCCTGATCGCCGGCCACGCCAGTTTCGCCGTGATCTGGGCGACCACGCTCGTGGTCAATTTGCGTCACGTGCTGTATAGCGCCACGCTCGCACCGCACGTGGCCCATCTGTCGGCACGCTGGCGCTGGGCGCTCGGCGCGCTGCTCACGGACGAAGTCTTCGCGGTCGCGTGGGAGCATTACCGGCACCGGGAACCCGGCACGGTCGGCCCGCACTACTTCTTCGGCGCGGGTCTCGCCATGTACCTGAACTGGCAACTCTGGACCGTCGCCGGATTGTTGTTCGGCGCGGCGTTTCCGGGGCTGCAATCGCTCGGACTCGATTTCGCGATGGTCGCCACCTTCATCGCGATCGTCGTGCCGCAACTCGTCGCGTTGCGCTACATCGCGGCCGCCGTCACCGCGGGGACGCTGGCCTTCTTCTGGCAAGCGTGGCCGTACAAGCTCGGGCTGCTGGGCGCGGTATTCGCGGGCGTGGCGATCGGCGTGCTGCTGTCCACCTCGCGCCCGAACCTGCGCGGCACGGGCACCACCGCGGAGGCGTCGCGATGA
- a CDS encoding AraC family transcriptional regulator, which produces MTTAHRFQDSARYWRTPLLPGADLLTAEYHDHEFTPHWHDAYTIPVIVAGAEGYRYLGSDYVAEAGSVPIINPGELHTGSKAVEAGWRYRVMYAPVDFIHALANEVSGKPQALPWFAPGVIRDPDLAARLAHAHRLLEAGGDALAAEAAMLDALSTLLVRYSQTRPERSRLATDDPRVALMQERLTGELAEPVTLAEVAQAAGLSPFHAARLFTQTTGLPPHAWRNQVRLQRALAPLRAGVSVTDVAAASGFTDQSHFTRHFRRMFGVPPGRWQGA; this is translated from the coding sequence ATGACCACCGCCCATCGCTTCCAGGATTCCGCCCGCTACTGGCGCACGCCGCTTCTGCCCGGCGCGGACCTGCTCACGGCCGAGTACCACGATCACGAGTTCACACCGCATTGGCACGACGCGTACACGATTCCGGTGATCGTCGCGGGCGCCGAGGGTTATCGGTATCTCGGTTCCGACTATGTCGCCGAAGCCGGCAGCGTGCCGATCATCAATCCCGGCGAGCTGCACACCGGCTCGAAGGCGGTCGAGGCGGGCTGGCGGTATCGCGTGATGTATGCGCCGGTGGATTTCATCCACGCCCTCGCCAATGAAGTCAGCGGCAAGCCGCAGGCCTTGCCGTGGTTTGCGCCCGGGGTGATCCGCGATCCGGATCTGGCCGCGCGGCTGGCGCACGCGCATCGCCTGCTGGAAGCCGGCGGCGACGCGCTCGCCGCCGAGGCCGCCATGCTCGACGCGTTGTCCACGCTGCTGGTGCGCTATTCGCAGACGCGGCCGGAACGCTCTCGCCTCGCCACCGACGACCCACGCGTGGCGCTCATGCAGGAGCGCCTGACGGGCGAGCTCGCCGAACCCGTCACGCTCGCCGAAGTGGCTCAGGCGGCCGGGCTCTCGCCATTCCACGCGGCGCGTCTTTTCACCCAGACAACCGGTCTGCCGCCGCACGCATGGCGCAATCAGGTGCGCTTGCAGCGCGCGCTCGCGCCACTGCGCGCCGGCGTATCCGTTACGGATGTCGCGGCGGCCAGCGGCTTCACGGATCAGAGCCATTTCACGCGGCATTTCCGGCGCATGTTCGGCGTGCCGCCCGGACGCTGGCAAGGCGCCTGA
- a CDS encoding CreA family protein, which translates to MKLTLLRIALAATAALLLPAAHSEEVGSVNTNFHVTGSDRVVVEAYDDPVVQGVTCYVSRARTGGVKGTLGIAEDPTEASIACRQVGEIHFTGPVKKQADVFSVSMSLIFKSLHVVRVVDAKRNSLVYLTYSDRVVSGSAKNSVSAVPMPAGTTIPLK; encoded by the coding sequence ATGAAACTCACTCTGTTGCGCATCGCGCTTGCGGCGACTGCCGCGCTTCTGCTGCCCGCGGCACACAGCGAAGAAGTCGGCAGCGTCAATACCAATTTCCATGTCACCGGTTCGGACCGCGTGGTCGTCGAGGCCTACGATGATCCGGTAGTTCAGGGCGTGACCTGCTACGTATCGCGGGCGCGTACCGGCGGCGTCAAGGGGACGCTCGGCATCGCGGAAGATCCCACCGAAGCGTCGATCGCCTGCCGTCAGGTCGGCGAAATCCACTTCACGGGCCCGGTGAAAAAACAGGCCGATGTGTTTTCGGTGAGTATGTCGCTCATCTTCAAGTCGCTGCACGTGGTGCGGGTGGTCGACGCGAAGCGCAACTCGCTGGTGTATCTCACGTACAGCGATCGGGTCGTCAGCGGTAGCGCGAAAAATAGCGTGAGTGCCGTGCCGATGCCGGCCGGCACAACGATCCCGCTGAAGTAA
- the fdxA gene encoding ferredoxin FdxA, translated as MTHVVTESCIKCRYTDCVDVCPVDCFREGPNFLAIDPDECIDCAVCVAECPVNAIYAEEDVPGDQQNFIELNADLAKSWPSITKTKAPLPEADEFKDVKEKLELLVR; from the coding sequence ATGACTCACGTTGTGACCGAAAGCTGCATCAAGTGCCGCTATACCGACTGTGTCGATGTGTGCCCGGTGGACTGCTTTCGCGAAGGTCCCAACTTCCTCGCGATCGACCCCGATGAATGCATCGACTGCGCCGTGTGCGTGGCCGAATGCCCGGTGAACGCCATTTATGCCGAAGAAGACGTGCCGGGCGACCAGCAGAACTTCATCGAACTGAATGCCGATCTCGCGAAAAGCTGGCCGAGCATCACCAAGACCAAGGCACCGCTGCCGGAAGCCGACGAGTTCAAGGACGTGAAGGAAAAGCTCGAGCTGCTCGTGCGTTGA
- the pncB gene encoding nicotinate phosphoribosyltransferase: protein MIITSLLDTDLYKFTMMQVVLHHFPAANVEYRFRCRTPNVDLVPYIGEIRDEVRKLCQLRFTDDELDYLRRMRFIKGDFIEFLALFHLNEKYISIEPSPKGNGEIDIEIKGPWLHTILFEIPMLAIVNEVYFRNTQQKPDYSEGRGRLVEKIKLLGARPEFADCKIADYGTRRRFSKQWHEEVILKLKEGLGEQFAGTSNVFYAMKHGLTPLGTMAHEYLQACQALGPRLRDSQIFGFEMWAKEYRGDLGIALSDVYGMEAFLRDFDMYFCKLFDGARHDSGDPFDWGERLLKHYEANRCDPRTKILVFSDALDIPKVLQLYERFRGRCKLAFGVGTNLTNDLGYNPLQIVIKMVRCNGQPVAKLSDSPGKNMCEDKAYLAYLRQVFGIAQPEEEAAK from the coding sequence ATGATTATTACTTCGCTGCTCGACACCGATCTGTACAAGTTCACGATGATGCAAGTGGTGTTGCATCACTTTCCCGCGGCGAACGTCGAATACCGTTTCCGTTGCCGTACGCCGAATGTCGATCTCGTGCCGTATATCGGCGAGATTCGCGACGAAGTGCGCAAGCTCTGCCAGCTTCGCTTCACCGACGACGAACTCGACTACCTGCGCCGCATGCGCTTCATCAAGGGCGACTTCATCGAGTTTCTCGCGCTGTTCCATCTGAACGAGAAATACATTTCGATCGAACCATCGCCCAAGGGCAATGGCGAAATCGACATCGAGATCAAGGGACCGTGGCTGCATACGATCCTGTTCGAGATTCCGATGCTCGCGATCGTCAACGAAGTGTACTTCCGCAATACCCAGCAAAAGCCGGACTACAGCGAAGGGCGCGGCCGTCTGGTCGAGAAGATCAAGCTGCTCGGCGCGCGTCCGGAATTCGCCGACTGCAAGATCGCCGACTACGGCACGCGCCGCCGTTTCTCGAAGCAATGGCACGAGGAAGTGATCCTCAAGCTGAAAGAGGGGCTCGGCGAGCAGTTCGCCGGCACCAGCAACGTCTTCTACGCGATGAAGCACGGCCTCACGCCGCTCGGCACGATGGCGCATGAATATCTGCAGGCGTGTCAGGCGCTCGGTCCGCGGCTGCGCGACTCGCAGATCTTCGGCTTCGAAATGTGGGCCAAGGAATACCGCGGCGACCTGGGCATCGCGTTGTCCGACGTGTACGGCATGGAAGCGTTCCTGCGCGACTTCGATATGTACTTCTGCAAGCTGTTCGACGGCGCGCGCCACGATTCCGGCGATCCGTTCGACTGGGGCGAACGTCTGCTCAAGCACTACGAAGCGAATCGCTGCGACCCGCGCACCAAGATCCTCGTGTTTTCCGACGCGCTCGACATTCCGAAAGTGCTGCAACTCTACGAGCGCTTTCGCGGCCGCTGCAAGCTGGCATTCGGCGTCGGCACGAATCTCACCAACGACCTCGGCTACAACCCGCTGCAGATCGTCATCAAGATGGTTCGCTGCAATGGCCAGCCGGTGGCGAAGCTGTCGGACTCGCCGGGCAAGAACATGTGCGAAGACAAGGCTTACCTC